A genome region from Bombilactobacillus bombi includes the following:
- the dnaJ gene encoding molecular chaperone DnaJ, which yields MDPYETLGIDRNASEDEIKKAYRKLSKKYHPDLNKAPDAEKKFKEVNDAYEILKDPQKRAQYDQFGSTSNQQGGFSGGGNQGFGGFDDFGDFGDIFSSIFGGGSNRRSDPTAPKKGRDLEYRVKLKFDEAIFGGKKTIHYNRQEECATCHGSGAKPGTQPVTCHKCHGSGYIQVSQRTPLGMMQSRQVCDVCGGRGQEIPDKCPECHGKGKITRNHALEINIPAGIDNLQRMRLDGQGEAGDNKGPYGDLYIVFEVEPSREFTRDGDTIYSHAAISFPQAALGDTIKVKTVRGPVELKVPAGTQSGTVFRLRGQGVPRLHGGVGDQRVTVEIITPKHLNNKQKEALQQFAKLGGDKVKEQDRNLFERMRDNMKDKFGN from the coding sequence ATGGATCCATATGAGACACTGGGCATTGACCGTAACGCCTCAGAGGACGAGATTAAGAAAGCTTACCGTAAATTATCCAAAAAGTATCACCCTGACCTCAACAAAGCACCAGATGCTGAAAAAAAGTTCAAAGAAGTCAACGATGCCTATGAAATCTTAAAAGATCCACAAAAGAGAGCTCAATATGACCAATTTGGTTCCACCAGCAATCAACAAGGTGGTTTTAGCGGCGGTGGCAATCAAGGCTTTGGTGGTTTTGATGATTTTGGCGATTTTGGCGATATTTTCAGTTCAATCTTTGGTGGTGGTTCAAATCGGCGTAGTGATCCTACTGCACCAAAAAAAGGCCGCGATTTAGAATATCGGGTTAAATTAAAATTTGATGAAGCAATTTTTGGCGGTAAAAAAACTATTCATTATAATCGTCAGGAAGAATGTGCTACTTGTCATGGTTCTGGAGCGAAGCCGGGAACTCAGCCTGTAACTTGTCATAAGTGCCATGGTAGTGGTTACATCCAAGTTAGTCAACGGACTCCGTTAGGCATGATGCAAAGTCGTCAAGTTTGTGATGTTTGTGGTGGTCGCGGACAAGAAATACCTGATAAGTGTCCTGAATGTCATGGCAAGGGTAAAATTACCCGCAACCATGCTTTGGAAATTAATATTCCTGCAGGAATTGATAATTTACAACGGATGCGTCTGGATGGACAAGGTGAAGCTGGCGATAATAAGGGGCCTTATGGTGACTTATATATCGTTTTTGAGGTGGAACCGAGTCGAGAATTCACACGAGACGGCGATACAATTTATTCTCATGCAGCTATTTCGTTTCCACAGGCAGCCTTAGGTGATACGATTAAAGTAAAGACAGTGCGTGGTCCAGTAGAATTGAAAGTTCCTGCTGGAACTCAAAGTGGAACTGTATTTCGCTTGCGTGGTCAAGGTGTTCCTCGTCTTCATGGTGGTGTCGGCGATCAACGCGTAACAGTGGAGATTATTACACCAAAGCATTTAAATAATAAACAAAAAGAAGCCCTGCAGCAGTTTGCTAAATTAGGCGGCGATAAAGTTAAAGAACAAGATCGTAATCTTTTTGAGAGAATGCGTGATAATATGAAAGACAAATTTGGTAATTAA
- the dnaK gene encoding molecular chaperone DnaK: MSKIIGIDLGTTNSAVAVLEGGEPKIIANPEGGRTTPSVVAFKDGETQVGEVAKRQAITNPNTISSIKRHIGEAGYKVKVDDKEYTPQEISAMILQYIKGFSEKYLGEEVTEAVITVPAYFNDSQRQATKDAGKIAGLDVKRIINEPTASALAYGLDKSKADEKVLVYDLGGGTFDVSILELGDGVFQVLSTNGDTHLGGDDFDNAIMDWLIADFKAQHGVDLSNDKMALQRLKDAAEKAKKDLSGVSETEISLPFISAGAEGPLHLQATLSRAKFNELTADLVDKTRIPVENALKDAGLSSSDINKVILNGGSTRIPAVQEAVKSWTGKEPDHSINPDEAVALGAAIQGGVITGDVKDIVLLDVTPLSLGIETMGGVFTKLIDRNTTIPTSKSQVFSTAADNQPAVDIHVLQGERPMAADNKTLGRFQLTDIPAAPRGVPQIEVKFDIDKNGIVNVSAKDLGTGKSQKITIKSSSGLTDEEIERMKKEAQENEEADKKRKEEADLRNEVDQLIFTTDKTLKDVKGKVSDEEIKKAQDAEDALKKAQSDNNLDEMKSKKDELNKIVQDLAVKLYQQAQKDNPQAGQAQDNTNQSTDGKSDTVDGDFKEVDPDQKK; the protein is encoded by the coding sequence ATGTCTAAAATTATTGGTATTGACTTAGGAACTACTAATTCTGCGGTAGCAGTATTGGAAGGTGGAGAACCTAAAATTATTGCCAATCCTGAAGGTGGTCGCACCACACCATCAGTAGTAGCTTTTAAAGATGGTGAAACCCAAGTAGGTGAAGTTGCTAAGCGTCAAGCAATCACCAATCCAAATACAATTTCATCTATTAAGCGTCATATTGGTGAAGCCGGCTATAAAGTCAAAGTTGATGACAAAGAATATACTCCCCAAGAAATTTCAGCAATGATTTTGCAATATATCAAAGGATTTTCTGAAAAATATTTAGGCGAAGAAGTTACCGAAGCTGTTATTACGGTTCCAGCTTACTTTAATGATTCACAACGGCAAGCAACTAAAGATGCTGGTAAAATTGCAGGATTAGATGTTAAGAGAATTATTAATGAACCTACTGCATCTGCCTTGGCTTATGGTCTAGATAAAAGTAAAGCAGACGAAAAAGTTTTAGTCTATGACCTTGGTGGGGGAACATTTGATGTTTCTATTTTGGAATTAGGTGATGGTGTTTTCCAAGTATTGTCAACCAACGGTGATACTCATCTTGGTGGTGATGACTTCGATAATGCTATCATGGATTGGTTAATAGCAGATTTTAAAGCACAACATGGTGTTGATTTGTCTAACGACAAAATGGCTTTGCAACGTTTAAAAGATGCTGCTGAAAAAGCTAAAAAAGACCTTTCTGGTGTTTCAGAAACTGAAATCAGCTTACCTTTTATTTCTGCTGGTGCTGAAGGTCCGTTACATTTACAAGCAACGTTATCACGGGCTAAATTTAATGAGTTAACCGCTGATTTGGTAGATAAAACTCGAATTCCGGTTGAAAATGCTTTAAAAGATGCTGGTTTAAGTAGTTCTGATATCAATAAAGTTATTTTGAATGGTGGTTCTACTCGGATTCCTGCTGTTCAAGAAGCAGTTAAAAGTTGGACTGGTAAAGAACCTGACCATTCAATTAATCCTGACGAAGCTGTTGCTTTAGGAGCTGCAATTCAGGGTGGTGTGATTACTGGTGATGTTAAAGATATTGTATTGCTGGATGTAACACCATTATCTTTAGGTATTGAGACTATGGGTGGCGTCTTCACGAAGTTAATTGATCGTAATACGACGATTCCTACGAGCAAGTCACAAGTATTTTCAACCGCAGCTGATAATCAACCTGCAGTAGATATTCATGTTTTACAAGGTGAACGTCCAATGGCAGCAGATAACAAAACATTAGGCCGTTTCCAATTAACAGATATTCCTGCAGCTCCTCGGGGCGTTCCACAAATTGAAGTTAAGTTCGATATCGATAAAAATGGCATTGTTAATGTATCTGCTAAAGATTTAGGTACTGGTAAATCACAAAAGATTACTATCAAGAGTTCTTCGGGCTTGACTGACGAAGAAATTGAACGCATGAAAAAAGAAGCTCAAGAAAATGAAGAAGCAGATAAGAAGCGTAAAGAAGAAGCAGATCTACGTAATGAAGTAGATCAATTAATCTTTACTACAGATAAGACTTTAAAGGATGTCAAAGGTAAAGTTTCCGATGAGGAAATCAAAAAAGCCCAAGATGCAGAAGATGCTTTGAAGAAAGCTCAATCTGATAATAATCTTGATGAAATGAAGAGCAAGAAAGATGAGTTAAACAAGATTGTTCAAGATTTAGCAGTTAAGTTATATCAACAAGCACAAAAAGATAATCCACAGGCTGGTCAAGCTCAAGATAATACTAACCAATCAACTGATGGAAAGAGTGATACAGTTGATGGTGATTTTAAAGAAGTTGATCCAGATCAAAAGAAATAA